A stretch of Labrus bergylta chromosome 19, fLabBer1.1, whole genome shotgun sequence DNA encodes these proteins:
- the qrfp gene encoding uncharacterized protein qrfp, translating into MLEKIQQLRSRHKMSPSFHLGVSQLTLLSLTLLLSVPRTVTSYPHSLNALLPREDGQDLESALLQLQVALDDPSMAWLIPPNAPLLGLLEPRREEEERPWEEEVLLRTQRGDLKAQLLSPFPGSHSLESMSYQDGGEDGGKRNDALTFIAGGLQAVSREKGGFGFRFGRK; encoded by the exons ATGTTAGAAAAGATACAGCAACTTAGATCGCGACACAAG ATGAGCCCTTCTTTCCATCTCGGCGTCTCTCAGctcaccctcctctccctcactctcctccTTTCCGTCCCACGCACCGTCACATCGTACCCCCACTCCCTCAACGCCCTCCTACCCAGGGAGGATGGACAAGACCTGGAGTCTGCCCTCCTTCAACTCCAGGTTGCTCTGGACGACCCAAGCATGGCGTGGCTCATCCCTCCAAACGCCCCCCTGCTGGGCCTGCTGGAGCccaggagggaggaggaggagcggccCTGGGAGGAGGAGGTTCTGCTGAGGACCCAGAGAGGAGACCTGAAGGCCCAGCTGCTGTCACCTTTCCCCGGCAGTCACTCTCTGGAGAGCATGAGCTATCAGGACGGAGGAGAGGACGGAGGGAAGAGGAACGATGCTCTGACCTTCATCGCCGGAGGACTCCAAGCTGTCAGCCGGGAGAAAGGAGGATTCGGTTTTCGCTTTGGGAGGAAATAA
- the LOC109995671 gene encoding LIM/homeobox protein Awh-like, with the protein MMSPDDRALEDLLYSSDLGDEVEGAELNATPEGAEERAAAADNAPAAVSIQEPMMCTGCGEQICDRFFLLAAGGVWHGACLRCSQCHCELQTHPSLYWRDGNIYCQQDYCRMFGGGQCARCFQPIPASALVMRSGDLTFHPHCFSCQDCDVKLIPGNLYCMQGQNIYCQSHYHDDGSFTLTDDQPEQNTKDAQNQASAEGEESVSSPEPRLDDRGAGERTRRRTKRIRTCFRSEQLRALETYFAQKHNPDGKDWTCLAHKTGLPKRVLQVWFQNARAKLRRSLSTEDSGVNSPSAPLRGVTMPTRSPPPNCSSLDQSRPFPNSTIDHLQLSLLTSPLSDPPVSSAFNQPHQLLQSPDFLLDYDSQSAPGCASSLEAYEDFGEARGGAEGVVDPESSFRPQYC; encoded by the exons ATGATGTCGCCGGATGACCGAGCCCTCGAGGACCTGTTGTACAGCAGTGACCTTGGTGATGAGGtggagggggcggagcttaaCGCCACCCCGGAGGGTGCAGAGGAGagggctgctgctgcagacaaT GCTCCTGCAGCCGTGTCCATCCAGGAGCCGATGATGTGCACCGGCTGTGGCGAGCAGATATGCGACCGGTTCTTCCTGTTGGCTGCGGGCGGGGTGTGGCATGGCGCCTGCCTCCGCTGCAGCCAGTGTCACTGCGAGCTGCAGACGCACCCCTCGCTCTACTGGAGGGACGGAAACATCTACTGCCAACAGGACTACTGCAG GATGTTCGGAGGCGGTCAGTGCGCTCGCTGCTTCCAGCCAATCCCGGCGTCCGCTTTGGTCATGAGGTCTGGTGATCTGACGTTTCACCCTCACTGCTTCTCCTGCCAG GATTGTGACGTCAAACTGATTCCAGGGAACTTGTACTGCATGCAGGGTCAGAACATCTACTGTCAGTCTCATTACCACGACGACGGGAGCTTCACGCTAACAGACGACCAGCCCGAACAAAACACCAAAGACG CTCAAAATCAGGCTTCAGCTGAAGGGGAGGAGTCTGTCAGCAGCCCTGAGCCACGATTGGATGACAGGGGAGCAGGTGAGCGGACCCGCAGGAGGACCAAGAGAATCAGGACGTGTTTCCGCAGCGAGCAGCTCCGAGCGCTCGAAACGTATTTCGCCCAGAAACACAACCCGGACGGGAAAGACTGGACCTGCCTCgcacacaagaccggcctgccCAAGAGAGTCCTGCAG GTGTGGTTTCAAAACGCTCGGGCCAAACTGAGACGCTCCCTCAGCACTGAGGACTCCGGGGTGAACTCACCCTCCGCTCCCCTGAGAGGTGTTACCATGCCAACACGGTCCCCGCCCCCAAACTGCTCTTCATTGGACCAATCACGTCCCTTCCCCAACAGCACCATCGACcacctgcagctctctctgctCACCTCCCCGCTCAGCGACCCACCTGTGAGCTCGGCCTTCAACCAGCCtcatcagctgctgcagagccCAGACTTCCTCCTGGACTACGACTCTCAGAGTGCACCGGGGTGTGCCTCCTCTCTGGAGGCCTACGAGGACTTTGGAGAGgcaagaggaggagcagaaggagtGGTTGATCCTGAGAGTAGTTTTAGGCCACAGTACTGCTAA